A genome region from Brooklawnia propionicigenes includes the following:
- a CDS encoding sec-independent translocase, which produces MIPHEIFGIGASELVLLLVLGVIMFGPEKLPEISRKAARVVHVVRVLANQAMGSLREELGPEYKDLQLADLNPKTLVRKTLLADIEDDIEDIKRELDGVRADLTGAASDVNHELGAKNSPTAGSSSGTGAVAAAAAHPEPHQMVVPWDDEAT; this is translated from the coding sequence GTGATTCCGCACGAGATATTCGGCATCGGCGCAAGTGAACTGGTGCTGTTGCTCGTTCTCGGCGTGATCATGTTCGGGCCGGAGAAGCTGCCCGAGATCAGCCGCAAGGCCGCCCGCGTCGTCCATGTGGTACGGGTTCTGGCGAATCAGGCGATGGGTTCGCTGCGCGAGGAGCTGGGGCCCGAGTACAAGGACCTCCAGCTGGCCGACCTCAATCCCAAGACACTGGTCCGCAAGACACTGCTCGCCGACATCGAGGACGACATCGAGGACATCAAACGCGAGCTGGATGGCGTACGCGCCGATCTGACCGGTGCCGCCTCCGACGTGAATCACGAACTCGGCGCGAAGAACAGTCCCACGGCCGGGTCGTCGTCCGGCACGGGGGCGGTCGCCGCCGCGGCAGCGCATCCGGAACCTCACCAGATGGTCGTGCCGTGGGACGACGAAGCCACCTAG
- the dapA gene encoding 4-hydroxy-tetrahydrodipicolinate synthase — MTQPVLGRLATAMVTPFNAEGAVDLAKAQELACRLVDEQRNDIVLVNGTTGEAPTTTDDEKWQLVHAVKEAVGDRAKVVAGVGTNVTAHSVELCLQAASAGADGLLAVTPYYSLPPQDAIIAHFETLAGATDLPMILYDIPHRAGRPIEADSLMRLAGHPNIVAVKDAKNDITGSAQVLAATDLDYFAGDDAKVLPLLAIGGVGVIGTSTVFTGRRTAELIDAWLAGNPDEALRIYRELLPVYTGVFATQGVMMVKAGLAHLGFDAGSVRAPLLPASADQAEHFAAILDQTDL, encoded by the coding sequence ATGACTCAACCAGTGCTCGGCCGGCTCGCGACTGCCATGGTGACCCCTTTCAATGCTGAGGGCGCGGTTGATCTGGCGAAGGCGCAGGAGTTGGCGTGCCGCCTGGTGGATGAGCAGCGCAATGACATCGTGCTGGTCAACGGGACCACCGGCGAGGCTCCGACTACTACCGATGATGAGAAATGGCAGCTCGTTCATGCGGTGAAGGAGGCGGTCGGCGATCGCGCCAAGGTGGTCGCGGGAGTCGGCACGAACGTCACCGCGCACTCGGTGGAACTGTGCCTGCAGGCGGCGTCGGCCGGCGCCGACGGACTGCTCGCGGTCACCCCGTATTACTCGCTGCCCCCGCAGGACGCGATCATCGCCCACTTCGAGACCCTGGCCGGCGCCACCGATCTGCCGATGATTCTCTACGACATTCCGCACCGCGCCGGGCGTCCTATTGAGGCGGACTCACTGATGCGCCTGGCCGGGCATCCCAATATCGTGGCGGTCAAGGACGCGAAGAACGACATCACGGGCTCGGCCCAGGTGCTGGCCGCGACCGATCTGGACTACTTCGCCGGCGACGACGCCAAGGTGCTGCCGCTGTTGGCCATCGGTGGTGTCGGTGTCATCGGGACCTCGACGGTTTTCACCGGGCGCCGCACCGCTGAGTTGATCGATGCCTGGCTTGCGGGCAACCCGGACGAGGCCCTGCGCATCTATCGGGAACTGCTGCCGGTCTATACCGGAGTGTTCGCCACCCAGGGCGTCATGATGGTGAAGGCTGGGCTGGCGCACCTGGGCTTCGATGCCGGCAGCGTGCGCGCCCCGCTGCTGCCTGCCTCCGCTGATCAGGCGGAGCACTTCGCGGCGATCCTGGATCAGACGGATCTCTAG
- a CDS encoding DEAD/DEAH box helicase, protein MSQPDSAPASFATLGVCAQLIGPLKQQGASTPFPIQTATLPDTLSGRDVLGRGRTGSGKTLAFSIPLVSRLAGLTPSGNKISRHSSPGAPRGLVLAPTRELASQIVATIQPLADAAKLRVTTVVGGVSKVNQVRQLRRGVDIVVATPGRLEDLKSDGELRLDDVAVTVLDEADHMADLGFLPSVTRILAATPSGGQRMLFSATLDSAIDKLVKRFLVRPLTHSVDAESSPVSEMTHHALLVADTGEKRKIIEDLASGTGRRLLFTRTKHQARKLARELTAAGIPAVELHGNLSQNARERGLKAFSDGQVRVMVATDIAARGIHVDGIELVVHVDPPAEHKSYLHRSGRTARAGHSGDVVTLILPEQRRDFQSLVRAARISTTPKQVHPGDPVLAKLRGPLAESIPPELAPAAASRRVPQATSTAQPRQSAASRQRETAPRQRELRRDGQAHPGKARGAHKGTRQSASTQSSSGVVGFSRQANRRSGSRRAA, encoded by the coding sequence TTGTCCCAACCTGATTCCGCGCCTGCGTCCTTTGCGACGTTGGGCGTCTGTGCACAGCTGATCGGCCCGCTCAAGCAGCAGGGCGCCAGCACTCCATTCCCGATCCAGACCGCCACGCTCCCCGACACCCTCAGTGGCCGCGACGTTTTGGGCCGCGGCCGTACCGGCTCCGGAAAAACCCTCGCATTCTCAATTCCGCTGGTTTCCCGGCTCGCCGGCCTGACTCCGTCCGGCAACAAGATCTCCCGGCACAGCTCACCCGGGGCTCCCCGCGGCCTGGTCCTCGCCCCGACCCGCGAGCTGGCCAGCCAGATCGTCGCCACCATCCAACCGCTCGCGGACGCGGCCAAGCTGCGCGTGACGACCGTCGTCGGCGGCGTCAGCAAAGTCAACCAAGTACGCCAGCTGCGCCGCGGCGTCGACATCGTGGTGGCAACACCCGGCCGGCTGGAAGACCTGAAATCGGACGGCGAGTTGCGGCTGGACGATGTCGCCGTCACCGTGCTCGACGAGGCCGATCACATGGCCGATCTCGGATTCCTGCCCTCTGTCACGCGGATTCTGGCGGCCACCCCCTCGGGCGGACAGCGGATGCTGTTCTCGGCGACGCTGGACTCCGCCATCGACAAGCTCGTGAAGCGTTTCCTGGTGCGGCCGTTGACCCACAGCGTGGATGCGGAGTCGTCACCGGTCAGCGAGATGACCCATCACGCGTTGCTGGTCGCCGACACGGGCGAGAAGCGGAAGATCATCGAGGACCTCGCGTCCGGCACCGGACGGCGGCTGCTGTTCACCCGTACCAAGCATCAGGCCCGCAAGTTGGCCCGGGAGCTGACCGCCGCCGGGATACCGGCTGTCGAACTGCACGGCAATCTGTCGCAGAACGCCCGCGAGCGAGGCCTGAAGGCTTTCTCGGACGGTCAGGTGCGCGTGATGGTGGCCACCGACATCGCTGCCCGCGGCATCCACGTCGACGGCATTGAGCTGGTCGTCCATGTGGATCCGCCGGCCGAGCACAAGTCCTATCTGCATCGCTCCGGGCGGACCGCGCGGGCAGGTCACAGCGGCGACGTCGTCACGCTGATCCTCCCCGAACAGCGCAGGGATTTCCAGTCGCTGGTCCGCGCTGCGCGGATCTCGACCACGCCGAAGCAGGTCCACCCGGGCGATCCGGTGCTGGCGAAGCTCAGGGGTCCCCTCGCTGAGTCGATACCACCAGAACTGGCACCCGCCGCGGCATCCCGGCGTGTTCCCCAGGCCACGTCAACCGCCCAGCCGCGTCAATCCGCTGCATCCCGTCAGCGTGAGACCGCACCCCGCCAGCGGGAGCTCAGGCGGGACGGGCAGGCTCATCCCGGGAAGGCCCGGGGCGCTCACAAGGGGACGCGGCAGTCAGCCTCAACCCAGTCCTCGTCAGGTGTCGTCGGCTTCTCCCGGCAGGCCAATCGGCGCAGCGGTTCTCGGCGGGCCGCCTGA